The DNA segment AATGGGGCGGAAGCACTTGCTGCATACCTTTCGCTCGACCCTATGGAGTGCCGAATTTCGTTAAGCGGCGCTCAAGCCATCGAAATGGCGACGGCTTGGGTGCCTGATGTGATTGTCATGGATATTTCAATGCCCGAGCTGAATGGACTAGAGGCAACGCATGCGCTAAGGCGTGATTTGCGAACGGGCAGCATCGTGATCATCGCTTTCACCGCGCTCGATGAGGCGGAGGTTCTCCGGCACCTGTTGCACACGTCGTTTGATGGCTATTGTCAAAAAGGACAGTCGCCGGGGGTGCTAATAGCATTAATCGATTCGTTCGGACGCCAGCGTCCAATCGGGTAGGGTTGATAGAAGAATGTTGTTTCGGTACCGCAACTATTGCTGTCGGTTCGCCATGCCCGTAACCTCAGACATCCGCTTTTACACAAACCTGGTCTTGTGGCTTCCGATGATCGACACGCCTATACGCCCGCTGCGCAAATTTTCCGACTTCATTCGCGAGCATCGGGTCCGGCTGACCGAGCAATGGATGAAAGCCGTTTTCGGCGACGTCGACCTTGTCGGTGCTGACAAGCTTACTTACGAGCAACTCGCCGATCACTTGCCGGGAATTCTCGACGGGTTGTGCGCCGCACTCGACATTGAAGATCTCGAGCGTGTCGGGCCGGCCATCGAGCGCGATGCGCGAAGCCACGGATTGGTCCGCTGGCGCCAGGGCTATAGGATCGAGGAGCTCGTGCGTGAACTCGATTTGTTTCATCAGGCGCTCGCGGACGCACTGGAAAAATTCGCCGACCAGGACAGCACGTTCACTCGCCACCACGAAGGCCGGGCACGGCGCCTCGTTGCCGAAACACTCAGCATGGTAACGCTCACGTCGATCAAGGAAGTGGTCAGTGAACGCGACCGCAAGATCGACGAGTAAACAGGCCGGCTCGAGCGCGCGAATCACGAACTGACGCTCAAGCAACGGCTGGTTAGCGATCTCTACGAATCGCGCATGCAGATCACGCGCAGCGTGGTCCACGATCTGCGCAATTTTCTGAATGCGTTTTCAATCGCACTGCAGTTGGTCAGTCGCGCGCCCTTAAAAGCCGATGTGGCGCTGACGATGGCCACCCGGCAGGCCGCCGACATGAAAGAACTCGTTGATCAGATGGTCGAATACTCGGTCGTGCTTGGCGACGCCGCTCTGCTCACGCTCGAACAAGTCGAATTGCGAGATCTCTTTGATGAACTTGTCGCCTTCGCGCAGCCGGCCATCGAGGCAAAAGCGCTCACGTGGCGCGCGAGTTTCGACCCTGCGCTGTCTACCGTCACCTCCAATCGACTCAAGCTGAAGCAGATTGCCATTAACCTCTTGTCCAACGCGACGAAATACACGAAGTCGGGGGAAATCAACCTCAGCTTTGTCTTGGCGGGCTTGGGGCATTGGTCGATCCACGTGTCGGATACCGGCGTGGGCATCCCGCCTGAGGACGCGAACCGCGTGTTCGACGAGTTCGAACGCGCCGCAGGCCAAGATGTTCCAGGCACCGGTCTAGGTCTCGCGATCGTCAAGGAGCTATGCAGATTATTAGGCGGGCAAATCGATTTTATCTCTCGCGAAGGCGTGGGGACCACATTCGACATCCGCTTTCCGCTGGCCCCGGCCGAACCGCGATGAGCGTCCCGCCGACTACATATCGACATAACCGTCAGCAATTGAGTGACCCGTCTCAGCAGTTCACTTGGACCAGGTTTAGCCAAAGGCGGCGGTCTCTGCCGAGATGAATTGTCGATAACCCCTATCATTCCGAGTATAAATTGTCCTTATAAAACGTTCGTCCGCAGCGCCCCTTTTTATGAGACATCGCAATGCAAAATGCTTTTACCGAAAATCAGGTCGATCTGGGAGACCCCGAGACGATTCTCGATAGCATCACGGACGGCTTCTTCACTCTCAACGCAAATTGGCAGTTTTGTTATGTAAGCCGTCAGACCGAAACAATTTGGGCACGCGAGGCCTGCGAGTTGCTTGGTAAAAGCATTTGGGACGTGTATCCCGGCACCGTAGGCAGCGAGTTCGAAAGGGTCTACCGGAAAGTAGCACAGGAGCGCACGACCGTTGCGTTTTGTTCTTACTATCCGGATCATGACCGTTGGTATGAGGTGAATGTGTATCCGGCCAGGGGCGGATTGGCGATCTACTTTCGCGATGTCACAACGCGTATGTACGACGAGAGCCGCCGCAACGCGCTGCTTAAATTAGCCGATCTCGTTCGTGGCGCAACGACGTCGGAAGAGATCATGTACGGGGCCTCCCAAGTCCTGGGCGAAACGCTCACTGCAAGCAGAGTGGGCTACGGAACTATTGATCCTGTCGCCGAAACACTGCATGTCATCCGGGATTGGAACGCCCCGGGCGTAGAGAGCTTGGCGGGCAGGCTGCATTTGCGCGATTATGGTTCATTCATTGACGACTTAAAGGCAGGAAAATTCGTCGCTATTAATGATGTCGAGCACGACTATCGTACTGCGGAAGCATCAGCGGCGTTGCAGCGGCGCAATGCAGGGGCGTTCGTCGATGTTCCGATTATCGAGCAAAATGAGCTGGTAGCAATGTTGTTCGTCAATCATGAAAAGGCGCGAAAGTGGACCGCTGAGGAACTGGCTTTTATCAGGGAGGTGGCAGAAAGAATTCGAACTGCCAGCGAACGATTACATAACGAGGAAGAACTTGAAAAAGTCGTTGCGGAGTCTGAGCGCCGGCGCCGACTTTACGAATCGTTCTTAGAAAACTCTCCCGACCTAGCCTACGTATTCGACCTGAGTCATCGGTTCATCTACGCCAATAAGGTACTGCTCAATATGTGGAGCCGAACTTGGGACGAGGCGATCGGAAAAAATTGCCTCGAACTCGGTTATGAGCCATGGCATGCTGAGATGCATGACCGGGAGATCGAACAGGTCGTCGCTACGAAACAGTCCGTTCATGGAGAGGTCCCCTTCGAGGGCGCCTATGGCCGACGCATTTACGACTATATATTTGTGCCTGTACTGGGCCCTCACGGTGACGTGGAAGCCATCGCCGGTACGACCCGCGATGTGACAGAACGCAAGCAGGCAGAGCAAGCCTTGCACGACTCAAACCGCCGCAAGGACGAATTTCTGGCAATGCTTTCTCACGAGTTGCGAAACCCGCTCGCTCCGATTCGGAACTCCCTCTACATTCTTGACCGGGCCGACCCTTCCGGGCAACAAGCGAGAAACGCAATAGAGGTTATAAGCCGTCAGGTCACACATCTGACCAACCTCGTGGACGACCTTCTTGACGTTACGCGGATTGCGACAGGCAAGATCGAACTGCAGCGCGCGGAGGTGGACTTAGCTGCACTGGTCCGGCGCACTGCGGAGGACTCTCGCGCTTTGACCCAAGCACGTGGCCTCGAACTTTGTGTCGTCGTGGAAGGCGAGGGACTCTTCGTGGAAGGTGATGAGACCAGATTGTCACAGGTGCTCGGGAACCTGCTCGGCAATGCGGCGAAGTTCACGCCGACAGGGGGTCGAATAACGGTGACGGCTCATAAGCGCGCCGGAAGCGCCCTTATTCAAGTTACTGATACTGGATTGGGCATCGCGCCGGACGTGCTGCCGATCATCTTCGACCCATTCACTCAGGCGAGCCAAGATCTGGCGCGAACGGAAGGCGGACTCGGCCTCGGGCTCGCGCTCGTTAAGGGAGTAATCGTCCTTCACGGCGGGAGCGTCGCGGCGAAGAACATTGCAAATGCCGGCGCGCAGTTCACGATCGAACTGCCGCTTACACAGCTTACAGCATCGACAGCGCCTGATTTCTCGGCAATCGAAATAGACGGCAATACGTCCTCACGTCGGGTACTCATTGTCGATGACAATGCCGACTCTGCCGATTCGCTTGCGGCGATTGCCGACATGTTGGGACATACGGTTGACGTGTGTTACAACGGACGCAGCGCGGTCGCACTAGCGGAGAATAAGCAGCATGAATTGGTGCTGTGCGATATCGGGCTTCCCGATATAAACGGATATGAGGTCGCGCAGGCACTGCGGCGAAAGCTTCCGGCGAAGACAAGATTGGTTGCGATAAGCGGCTACGCTCAGCCCGAAGACGTGCAAAGGGCGCTCGATGCGGGCTTCGATGCGCATTTCGCGAAGCCGCTCGATATGCTTCGCATCGAGCAACTTCTTACAGGCGATGATTCTTTCGATAATCGCAAGTAGTGCACTGATCTACCGCGTTTTCGAAGGCGCATTCCTTCCATCAATGACGGAGCGTCCGCTTTCAATCCAATCGACCGTCGCTTGTAGGCGCGATTACGGTCAACCATTGCCTTTGATGTAGGACTTGCTGATAGGCTGGTCGGATACGCCCGAGGAATTCGTAACAAAACCCCGAGACCGAGAAATGGCAAATAGTTAGGATAACATAACAAAAAGCGGTATATAATTATGTAAAATTAAAGCTTACACAGAAATGCCGCGAAACGAGGGTTCAATGTCACTCAGTGCAAACGATGTGGTCTTGCCAGAACAAGGTGGCGTTGCGGCCGTTCGTACATCCCCAAAGATCCAGATCCTTTTCTAATCGCACTGCGAATTGAAGATCCGTTTCTTCCTATAATTTTGCCTTGGTGATCCTTGAGCAGCCTGCAGAACACCTCCGGATCGCCGTTTCCGCCGTTGCAAGTAGCGGGACGAACGCTTCGTCGTATCCATTCCCGAGTTGGTCCCTAAGCATCGGCTTACTTGGCCTCGATGCTTGGAGCTTTGCAGGCGTTAGGGGCATAATGGACTCAGCGTGCATTGGCCCGGTGATCCAGATGGGCTGAAACGTTCGGGTTCGGGTTCGATGTCGAGCGATGCCAAATATTTGGCTTGTAAAGGCTTTACGTTCCGGTGCCCTGATCGAATGCGCTTACACGGCTGGCGCGAGCGCTTCGTTGATGTCGTCGTCCGCTGCGCGCGCGTTTCGCCACTCGGTCTCCCAGCCGGCCAGCCACACCTCCAGCTTTGCCGGCGGCAGCGGCCGGCTTAGGTGATAACCCTGCACCAGGTCGCACCGCAGGTCCTTCAACTGCATCATAATCGCTTCGGTCTCTACGCCTTCGGCCACCACTTTCAGCCCCATGTTGTGGCCGAGGTCGATTGTCGAGCGCACGATCGTCTCGTCGTCCTTGTGTTCGGCCATGCCCAGCACGAAGGACTTGTCGATCTTCAATTCGTCGACGGGCATGCGCTTCAGGTAAGACAACGACGAATAGCCCGTGCCGAAGTCGTCGATCGATAGCCGGATCCCGAGCGCGTGCAGGCGGTCGAGCGTCTCGATGGCGTGATTCGGGTCGTCCATGATGGCGCTTTCCGTGATCTCGATCCAGATCCACTCCGGTTTCACGCTGTACTTGGCGAGCAGCGCAGCGAAAGTGTCAGGCAGCGACGACTGGATCAGCTCGCGCGCGGAGACGTTGATCGACACTGCCAGGTCGATGCCCTGCGCGTGCCAGATCGCGCACTGGTGGATCGCCTTGTCGGCGACCCAGCGCGATACCGTCTTGATGTAGCCTGTCTGCTCGGCGAACGGGATAAACTGGTCCGGCGCTATGAAGCCGCGCGTCGGATGGTCCCAGCGCACGAGCGCCTCCACGTACTTGACGGTGTGGGTCGCGAGATCGACCTTCGGTTGGTAGTGAAGCGTCAACTGGTCGTGCTCGACGGCTTGGCGCAGTTCGCCCATCAGCGAGAGCCGCTCGGCGCTGTTGTGGTCGTGGCTTTCATCGTAGAGCGCGAATCCCGAATTAGTGCGCTTCGCCGTGTACATGGCGATGTCCGCGCGCCGCAGTAGCGCGTTCATGTCGACGCCGTTGTGCGGATACGTGACGATGCCGATGCTCGCGCCGATATCCACCAGTTGGCCTTCGATCATGGTCGGCGATTCGAGCGCCTTCAGGAGGCGATGTGCGATCAGCTTCGCCGCCCCGATGTCGTCGGTCGGCAGAAGGATGGCGAACTCGTCGCCGCCCAGGCGCGCGACGGTGTCGGAGCCGCGATGCAGAGACGCGCGCAGGCGTTTCGCCACCTCGCACAGCAACAGGTCGCCGATCGGATGGCCGAGCGTGTCGTTCACGTACTTGAAGCGGTCGAGGTCCATCATCATCACCGCGAGCGGATGCTCCGCGTGCATCGCGACGCTGATTGCCTGCTGCAGCCGGTCGTTGAAGAGTGCGCGGTTCGGCAGCCCGGTCAGCTGGTCCATGTAGGCGAGCTCGGTGATGCGCAGTTCGCGCTCGGCGATACCGACCTGCATCTGGTTGAATGACGCCGCCAGCTCGCCGATCTCGTCGTGCCGATGGATCAGGAGCGGCTCAGCGTAGTCGCCCCGACCGATGCGGCGCGAGAAGCGCGTGAGTGCCGCGATCGGCCGTGTCACGCTGCGCGCGATCAATACGCTACCGACGATTGACACCAGCACGCCTACTAGGGTAATCAGCAGCAGCGTGGTGTGCAGGCGGTGAAACGGCGCGAGTGCGTCCTCCATCGAGCGCTGCAGGAGAACCACCATCGCGTCGCCGCCGGCGTTGAGCGTGATGACGCGATCCGCGTGGCTGCCGTCGGTGAAATTTGTGCCGGCGCGAATCACGGGGCGCTCCAACATCGGCAGCGAACTGGCGAGCACGCCCCAGGTGCCATCGGCGTGGCGCTCGAGGAAGGAGACGTCGAGCGCGGTCAGCCTGCCCATGTCGCTTGCCAGCGTGTCGTCGATCAGAAAGCCCATCGCGACCCACGCGATCGTCACCGGTGCCTTCACCGGCACAGCGACGAGCTCGTACGGTCGTCCGTCGATCATGCCGATCGACCAGGCGTCGCCGCCGCGCTGCGCCGAGTGCAGCAGGGTCGGAAACGGGAACGCGGCGCCATCGCTCTGGGTGCCCTGGCTGTCGGCGATCAGCTTACCGTCGAGGCCCGCAAGCATCACGAGGTCTGCGTTGACGCGCTCGCCGTGGTTCTGCAGCGCCGAGGCGACCGTACGCTCGTCGTGGCTCGCGACCGCCTGCCGAAAGCCAAAGTCCGATGCGACGACGCCCGCCGCCTGCGTGAGCTTTTCGCCATTCGCACGCAGCACCTGCCTGAAGACGCGCTCCGCCACAGACAACTGGTCGTTGACGTTCGCGCGCGCGTTCGACGTGATGACAGAGCTGATCACCAGATAGGCGGCGGTCTGCGCGACGAGCATCAACAGCACGAAGACGACGGCGATACGGGCGCGCAGGCTGTGAAGTCGCATGGCGGCCTATTGCGGCTTGAGCGGCAATGCGAACTTCGCGACGCCGGCGTCGGCAACGAGCTTTTGCGTCGGCTGAGCGTCGGGAGTGGTCATGCGGTAATGCCACGCGGTGACCTTGAGCGCGTCGGCGGGCACGTTGTCAATGGTCGCGTTGCCGCTCGCATCGGTCTTGGCGAAATACGGCGTGTCGACAAGCAGCAGGTACGCGACCATTGCGTCGTGAATGTTGCATCCCATCACGACGAGGCCGGGCTTTTCGAAGACGACTGGCGCTGCCGGAATGCCGTGATACAGGTTGAGTTCGAATTTCTTCGCGGGCGAAAACGAATAGACGTCGTGCTCGATGTTGTCTTTGTTCGGGAACGCAATGGCCGCGCCCGTCTGCGCCACCGATACGAGCGGCACAAACTGCCGCTTGATCTGGTCGATCACCGCGCCTACGGGTTTGGTCGTGGGCAGCTTGCCACTCGCCGGGCTCACGTAGACTATGGCGTCCTGCAGCGGCGCGCCCGCCTGGTCGACGACCTGAACGCGCAGCGTCGCCGCGTGCGCGCCGCATGCGGCGAGAAACGCCAGGCCGAAGGCCACAATTTTGGTCGATAACATTGAAGTCTTCCAGTTGAGCGCGCGAGTGTGACGCCCCGATCGTATTAACGGAGCGCGAGCAGAAAACTTGAGCGGTGCCAGCGCTCGCTATTCGCGGTCCTGGATGTCGCGATACATCGGTGCGAGTTTCGCGAGAAGCTGGTTCTGCGCGTGAAACGGCACGCCGTGCTTGTCCATCGCCTTCTGCAGATTTTCGACCATCGCGTCAAACGCGGCGCGGTCAATGTTCTGGCCTTCGTGCGCACGCTTCATGGTGCGGCCAGTATAGGTACAGGGTCCGCCAAGCAGCGCGCAGAACTGCTCGACGAGCTTTTCCTTGATGCGGCGGATCGGCGCGTTCTCGAAGTACGGTGCGGTGCGCGGGTCGGCGAGTAGGTTGGCGTAGAGATCGTCGGTGATGGCGATGAGGCCGGGCTTCTCGCCGAAGGTCCGGTAGACCGCGTCGTCGGCGTGCGCGGGCGTGGCGAGCATCGCCGCCAGAAGAATCGCGCAGGCGGCGAACACGCGCGTGAGGATGGCATGCATTAGAAGCCCGCCTGGAGTGAGAGGTAAGCGCCGCGCTGATTTCTGAACGTGGCGATGTCGCCGAGCGCCACATATGCGAGGGTGAGCGAGACGTGCTTGGTGGGCGCCCACGCGACGAACGCATCGTAGGCGTTCTGTTCGCGCGCGAAGCCGAGGTTGTCGGGCTTGGCGCGGTATTCGCCGCCGATCACGACGGACTTCGACAGCATGTACGCTGCCGACAGTTCCCATTCAGGGTGGTAGGCGTTCGACTTGTCGCCGCCGAAGCCGAGCAGGCCGAACTGGTTGGCCTTCGTGAAGCGCAGCGTGCCGTTCAGCAGGATGCTTTGCGCGAGCAGCAGCTTGGTCGCCGACAGGTAGAAATCGGTGCCGGAATTGCTGTCGGCGCCGACCGCTTTGACGATGTCGCCCTGCTCGTTGTGCTTGAACTGGATGCCGACCGCCATTTGCGGGATCCAGGTGTCCTGATCGAGCACGGCGTCGCCGAAGAGCCGCACCTTCATCCCGGCGATATCCTGGTTGAACTTGAAGCTGGAGCCGAGGCCGAGTGCGGCGCCGGCATCGCGTGTGTCGAAGGTCTGCCGCGCGACCGACAATTCGACGCGGTTCGCGACGCCGAGCGCGGCGCCATAAGTGGCGAGCGCGAAGTCTTGGGTGCGCAAGTAGGTTCCATACGCACTGCCGCCGACCTGCGACGCCGTTCCGTAGCCGCCGATCACTGCCCACGGCGTGAGGCCGCCACCCCCCGCGCCTTCTAATTCGGACACGCCGCCGGTCAGCAGCAACTTGCCGCCGGTCGCGTCATCGGCGTGAGCTTGGCCGGCGAACGCGACGCAGGCCGCGAACGCGAGACAGTTTGATCGTTTTGACACCATGCTTTCACGTGCGCCTCGTGCGGAAGCGTCCGGCCGTTGTATGTAAGTCTCTCTTTACGGCACAAATCGCGTTCTCTTAAGTCGGCTTTGTCAAACTGTTAGGAGTGGTACGGCATGATGGCGGGTGTGACTATAGACAGAAAGTGATCGACGGATTTGGGTGACTTCGGCGATTCGCATCAAGCGAATCGAGCTGTGCGCTGTTTGCGAGAAAGTGAAGCGCGCAGGAGATGCCGCTTGAGCGCGATATGTCAGACCAAAATTAGGCGTTAAGCACAGATGACGCCCATGATCGTTATTGCGCCTCTCTCAGCGCGCGTTTTGATATTTGTGGCTATGCCTCAAACTGTCCGCTGTCGTAGCATCTGTCGACCAAGCCACTGACGCGCCTCTACCTCCGCACGCTCGGTGTGAAGCATTGAGCAGCATCAGCGCTCTTCAGTACGTCAATCCGCCACCCGGTTCCTGCCTGCCGCCTTTGCCGCATATAGTGACTTGTCTGCAGCGGCGAGCAGGTCGTGCATCGACGCTAACGCGTGCGATAAGGACGCGCAACCAAGACTGACGGTCACTACCTGCTCACCCACGGCGGTATCGATCCGGCTGGCTTCGATGGTCGCGCGGATGCGTTCTGCGATCAGCGCCGCGCCATCCGCCGACGTACCGGGCAGCATCAGGCAAAACTCCTCCCCTCCGAGGCGCGCAATCACATCGATAGAGCGAAGGGAACGCCTCGCCTCCGCGACAATTCTTTCCAGGACCTTATCGCCTGCCTGGTGCCCTGCTGTATCGTTGATTTTCTTGAAGTGATCCGCATCGATCATTACAAACGAAAGCGATTTGCCCGACCGCTTCGACCGGGCAACTTCCTTCTCTGCGACCTTGAAAAAATGGGCGCGATTCATCGCTCCGGTCAGATGATCGGTCGTCAAAAGACGCGTGAGCTCGTCGCTGCTGATTTTCCTTTCCGATACGTCGCGCAGAACAACCGGTTTCCGAACGGCTTCCAACGGCGCTCATCGATACGCTACGGGAGCAATGGGCAGCGTTATCGAAGATTGACGAACAGGTTTCCACGATCGAGCGTCGCCTCAAACAAGCGGCACTTAACGACAACAACGTTAGAGCAATCACTGCGATTCCAGGCGTTGGCATCTTGACAGCCACCGCGGCTATCGCGTCGATGGGCGACGTAGGTGCGTTTCGATCGGGCCGTGAATTCGCCGCGTGGGTCGGTCTGGTCCCTAAGCAAAACGGTTCCGGGGGTAAGGTTACGCTTGGAAGAATTAGCAGACGTGGTGATACTTACTTGCGAACTTTATTAATTCACGGGGCAAGAAGTGTGCTGTACCGATTCAAGCAGCCTAACTCGTGGTTAGAAGAAATTAAGAAGCGGAGACCGCCAAACGTCGTGGTGGTCGCAATAGCAAACAAAATGGCGAGGACAATCTGGGCCGTTCTAAGTCACGGCCAGCCGTACGAGCCAGGGCACGTCAGTATTGAACCTGCCTAATCACTATCCGTTCTTACGACGGCGTTCGTCCAGGCAGGATCAAAGGTTGCGTTGGCAGTCGAAAGCGATGACAAAATAGGTCGGACCGGTACTCGCCAAACCTGAATGCGCATACGAGCTTGCAGCTCGTTTGATCAAAGAGGCGTGAGTAAGCGGATTTCATCGAGGCCCACAGTGCGCGCCTAGCGCTGTAGCAAGGCTGATGGTATGGACTCCCGCCCCCTCCGGGGCGACACTGACCGCACCAACTCCTGGGAGAACGTCAATGCCTACGCTTACCATCGGTCTAGACATCGCAAAAAACGTGTTTCAGATTCACGGCGTTGATCGCCACGGGAAAGTGGTCATTCAGCGAAAGCTTCGCCGAAGTGACGTGCTGAAGTTCTTCGCAAAACTCGAATCTGGTCTGATTGGCATCGAGGCCTGCCACGGATCGCATTTTTGGGCTCGTGAATTGACTGCCTTAGGTCATACGGTC comes from the Burkholderia sp. PAMC 26561 genome and includes:
- a CDS encoding response regulator; translation: MQPYPKNSLSRAWTDRRIAAYIEPLRVLIVDDNLNGAEALAAYLSLDPMECRISLSGAQAIEMATAWVPDVIVMDISMPELNGLEATHALRRDLRTGSIVIIAFTALDEAEVLRHLLHTSFDGYCQKGQSPGVLIALIDSFGRQRPIG
- a CDS encoding PAS domain-containing protein, which encodes MQNAFTENQVDLGDPETILDSITDGFFTLNANWQFCYVSRQTETIWAREACELLGKSIWDVYPGTVGSEFERVYRKVAQERTTVAFCSYYPDHDRWYEVNVYPARGGLAIYFRDVTTRMYDESRRNALLKLADLVRGATTSEEIMYGASQVLGETLTASRVGYGTIDPVAETLHVIRDWNAPGVESLAGRLHLRDYGSFIDDLKAGKFVAINDVEHDYRTAEASAALQRRNAGAFVDVPIIEQNELVAMLFVNHEKARKWTAEELAFIREVAERIRTASERLHNEEELEKVVAESERRRRLYESFLENSPDLAYVFDLSHRFIYANKVLLNMWSRTWDEAIGKNCLELGYEPWHAEMHDREIEQVVATKQSVHGEVPFEGAYGRRIYDYIFVPVLGPHGDVEAIAGTTRDVTERKQAEQALHDSNRRKDEFLAMLSHELRNPLAPIRNSLYILDRADPSGQQARNAIEVISRQVTHLTNLVDDLLDVTRIATGKIELQRAEVDLAALVRRTAEDSRALTQARGLELCVVVEGEGLFVEGDETRLSQVLGNLLGNAAKFTPTGGRITVTAHKRAGSALIQVTDTGLGIAPDVLPIIFDPFTQASQDLARTEGGLGLGLALVKGVIVLHGGSVAAKNIANAGAQFTIELPLTQLTASTAPDFSAIEIDGNTSSRRVLIVDDNADSADSLAAIADMLGHTVDVCYNGRSAVALAENKQHELVLCDIGLPDINGYEVAQALRRKLPAKTRLVAISGYAQPEDVQRALDAGFDAHFAKPLDMLRIEQLLTGDDSFDNRK
- a CDS encoding putative bifunctional diguanylate cyclase/phosphodiesterase, whose amino-acid sequence is MRLHSLRARIAVVFVLLMLVAQTAAYLVISSVITSNARANVNDQLSVAERVFRQVLRANGEKLTQAAGVVASDFGFRQAVASHDERTVASALQNHGERVNADLVMLAGLDGKLIADSQGTQSDGAAFPFPTLLHSAQRGGDAWSIGMIDGRPYELVAVPVKAPVTIAWVAMGFLIDDTLASDMGRLTALDVSFLERHADGTWGVLASSLPMLERPVIRAGTNFTDGSHADRVITLNAGGDAMVVLLQRSMEDALAPFHRLHTTLLLITLVGVLVSIVGSVLIARSVTRPIAALTRFSRRIGRGDYAEPLLIHRHDEIGELAASFNQMQVGIAERELRITELAYMDQLTGLPNRALFNDRLQQAISVAMHAEHPLAVMMMDLDRFKYVNDTLGHPIGDLLLCEVAKRLRASLHRGSDTVARLGGDEFAILLPTDDIGAAKLIAHRLLKALESPTMIEGQLVDIGASIGIVTYPHNGVDMNALLRRADIAMYTAKRTNSGFALYDESHDHNSAERLSLMGELRQAVEHDQLTLHYQPKVDLATHTVKYVEALVRWDHPTRGFIAPDQFIPFAEQTGYIKTVSRWVADKAIHQCAIWHAQGIDLAVSINVSARELIQSSLPDTFAALLAKYSVKPEWIWIEITESAIMDDPNHAIETLDRLHALGIRLSIDDFGTGYSSLSYLKRMPVDELKIDKSFVLGMAEHKDDETIVRSTIDLGHNMGLKVVAEGVETEAIMMQLKDLRCDLVQGYHLSRPLPPAKLEVWLAGWETEWRNARAADDDINEALAPAV
- a CDS encoding methylamine utilization protein, with the translated sequence MLSTKIVAFGLAFLAACGAHAATLRVQVVDQAGAPLQDAIVYVSPASGKLPTTKPVGAVIDQIKRQFVPLVSVAQTGAAIAFPNKDNIEHDVYSFSPAKKFELNLYHGIPAAPVVFEKPGLVVMGCNIHDAMVAYLLLVDTPYFAKTDASGNATIDNVPADALKVTAWHYRMTTPDAQPTQKLVADAGVAKFALPLKPQ
- a CDS encoding group I truncated hemoglobin, which codes for MHAILTRVFAACAILLAAMLATPAHADDAVYRTFGEKPGLIAITDDLYANLLADPRTAPYFENAPIRRIKEKLVEQFCALLGGPCTYTGRTMKRAHEGQNIDRAAFDAMVENLQKAMDKHGVPFHAQNQLLAKLAPMYRDIQDRE
- a CDS encoding DUF3034 family protein produces the protein MVSKRSNCLAFAACVAFAGQAHADDATGGKLLLTGGVSELEGAGGGGLTPWAVIGGYGTASQVGGSAYGTYLRTQDFALATYGAALGVANRVELSVARQTFDTRDAGAALGLGSSFKFNQDIAGMKVRLFGDAVLDQDTWIPQMAVGIQFKHNEQGDIVKAVGADSNSGTDFYLSATKLLLAQSILLNGTLRFTKANQFGLLGFGGDKSNAYHPEWELSAAYMLSKSVVIGGEYRAKPDNLGFAREQNAYDAFVAWAPTKHVSLTLAYVALGDIATFRNQRGAYLSLQAGF
- a CDS encoding GGDEF domain-containing protein produces the protein MNRAHFFKVAEKEVARSKRSGKSLSFVMIDADHFKKINDTAGHQAGDKVLERIVAEARRSLRSIDVIARLGGEEFCLMLPGTSADGAALIAERIRATIEASRIDTAVGEQVVTVSLGCASLSHALASMHDLLAAADKSLYAAKAAGRNRVAD